The following proteins are co-located in the Quadrisphaera sp. RL12-1S genome:
- a CDS encoding alpha-mannosidase, with protein sequence MHDDTRHVAKRVERILRERIAPAVYRETTPLQLEVWHVPGEPVPVAEALTATYEPFATGTRWGRPWSTSWFRLTGEVPAAWAGERVEAVIDLGFVGDWPGNQAEGLVHTADGVPIKGVAPRNQYVPVARPAAGGERVDLLLEAAANPDILAKGMLPTPLGHPDTAGTDPIYRFTKADLAVLDEEVYALSLDVEVARELAEELGAGDPRRAELLFALERCVDALDLHDVSGTAAAARAALAPALAKPATASAHVVSAAGHAHIDSAWLWPLRETMRKNSRTFSNVAALAQEYPDLVFACSSAQQYAWTQERYPVVFERIRKAVADGTWAPVGGQWVEADGNLPGGEALARQIVVGTKYFREQLGVEPHGVWLPDSFGYTAAYPQLARLAGFDWFLTQKISWNQTNKFPHHSFWWEGIDGSRIFTHFPPADTYNGNFDGAELSHIVKNFQDKGRATTSLYPFGHGDGGGGPTREMVEKARRTADLEGSPRVVIEHPDAFFARAQAEYADAPVWSGELYLELHRGTYTSQARTKRGNRRSEHLLREAELWATAAALGAGASYPEGELDALWKTVLLHQFHDILPGSSIAWVHRQAEETYGRVTAELGALVEGAAASLATGSGLSLLNTSPLPFRGVAVLPAGTGGLDDDERGQRLADGRTAVLAAVDAQAATPLGVDDVAVLGVSVERGDSGTVLDNGVLRVVVDGDGLLPSITDVATGREFVAPGRRANLLQLHTDFPNDWDAWDVDAHYRRQVVDLVDAESVEVVDAGPLVASVRVVRAFGGSRVEQLLVLRAGSDRLEVETEVDWHEREKMLKAAFPLDVHADRFSSEIQFGHVVRPTHTNTSWDSARFEVSAHRWVHVGEPGSGVVVANDSTYGHDVTRSATGGGAGEPARTATTVRLSLLRAPRVPDPEADQGSHRFTYAVAPAATPREALRHGYELNLPLRAVAGAVSVPSVAATTSGDALVESVRLADDGSGDVLLRVYEPTGARGASTLHLGFPAASVHVADLHGTALTGERAEELALSDAGDVQVLLRPFQVLTLRVRRP encoded by the coding sequence GTGCACGACGACACCCGCCACGTCGCGAAGCGCGTCGAGCGCATCCTGCGCGAGCGCATCGCCCCGGCGGTCTACCGCGAGACCACCCCGCTGCAGCTGGAGGTCTGGCACGTCCCCGGCGAGCCCGTCCCCGTGGCCGAGGCCCTGACCGCCACCTACGAGCCCTTCGCGACGGGGACGAGGTGGGGCCGCCCCTGGTCGACCAGCTGGTTCCGCCTCACCGGCGAGGTGCCCGCGGCCTGGGCCGGCGAGCGCGTCGAGGCCGTCATCGACCTCGGCTTCGTGGGCGACTGGCCGGGCAACCAGGCCGAAGGCCTCGTGCACACCGCCGACGGCGTGCCGATCAAGGGAGTGGCGCCGCGCAACCAGTACGTGCCGGTCGCCCGTCCCGCCGCCGGCGGGGAGCGCGTCGACCTGCTGCTGGAGGCCGCCGCCAACCCCGACATCCTCGCGAAGGGCATGCTGCCCACCCCGCTGGGCCACCCCGACACCGCGGGCACCGACCCGATCTACAGGTTCACGAAGGCCGACCTCGCCGTCCTCGACGAGGAGGTCTACGCCCTCTCCCTCGACGTCGAGGTGGCCCGCGAGCTGGCCGAGGAGCTGGGCGCCGGTGACCCGCGCCGCGCTGAGCTGCTCTTCGCCCTCGAGCGCTGCGTGGACGCGCTCGACCTGCACGACGTGTCCGGCACCGCCGCGGCCGCGCGGGCCGCGCTGGCCCCGGCGCTGGCCAAGCCCGCCACCGCCAGCGCCCACGTGGTCTCCGCCGCCGGGCACGCCCACATCGACTCGGCGTGGCTGTGGCCGCTGCGCGAGACGATGCGCAAGAACAGCCGCACCTTCTCCAACGTCGCCGCGCTGGCGCAGGAGTACCCCGACCTCGTCTTCGCGTGCTCCTCCGCGCAGCAGTACGCCTGGACGCAGGAGCGCTACCCGGTGGTCTTCGAGCGCATCAGGAAGGCCGTCGCAGACGGCACCTGGGCCCCCGTGGGCGGCCAGTGGGTGGAGGCCGACGGCAACCTGCCCGGCGGCGAGGCCCTCGCCCGCCAGATCGTCGTGGGCACGAAGTACTTCCGGGAGCAGCTCGGCGTGGAGCCCCACGGCGTGTGGCTGCCCGACTCCTTCGGTTACACCGCCGCCTACCCGCAGCTGGCGCGCCTGGCCGGGTTCGACTGGTTCCTCACCCAGAAGATCTCCTGGAACCAGACCAACAAGTTCCCCCACCACTCCTTCTGGTGGGAGGGCATCGACGGGTCGCGGATCTTCACGCACTTCCCACCGGCGGACACCTACAACGGCAACTTCGACGGCGCCGAGCTGTCGCACATCGTGAAGAACTTCCAGGACAAGGGACGGGCGACCACGTCGCTGTACCCGTTCGGCCACGGCGACGGCGGTGGCGGCCCCACCCGCGAGATGGTGGAGAAGGCCCGGCGCACGGCAGACCTCGAGGGCAGCCCCCGCGTGGTCATCGAACACCCCGACGCCTTCTTCGCCCGCGCGCAGGCCGAGTACGCCGACGCCCCGGTGTGGTCCGGCGAGCTCTACCTCGAGCTGCACCGCGGCACGTACACGTCCCAGGCGCGCACCAAGCGCGGCAACCGCCGCAGCGAGCACCTGCTGCGCGAGGCGGAGCTGTGGGCCACGGCCGCCGCCCTGGGTGCCGGTGCGAGCTACCCGGAGGGTGAGCTGGACGCGCTGTGGAAGACGGTGCTCCTGCACCAGTTCCACGACATCCTGCCCGGCTCCTCCATCGCCTGGGTGCACCGCCAGGCCGAGGAGACCTACGGCCGCGTGACCGCCGAGCTGGGCGCGCTCGTGGAGGGGGCCGCCGCGTCGCTGGCCACGGGGAGCGGGCTGTCGCTGCTCAACACCTCGCCGCTGCCGTTCCGCGGCGTCGCGGTGCTCCCGGCCGGCACCGGTGGTCTCGACGACGACGAGCGCGGCCAGCGCCTGGCTGACGGGCGCACCGCCGTCCTCGCGGCGGTCGACGCGCAGGCGGCGACACCGCTCGGCGTCGATGACGTCGCTGTCCTGGGCGTGAGCGTCGAGCGGGGTGACAGCGGCACCGTCCTCGACAACGGGGTGCTGCGCGTCGTCGTCGACGGCGACGGGCTGCTGCCCTCCATCACCGACGTCGCCACCGGGCGCGAGTTCGTGGCGCCGGGGCGGCGGGCCAACCTCCTGCAGCTGCACACCGACTTCCCCAACGACTGGGACGCCTGGGACGTCGACGCGCACTACCGACGCCAGGTGGTCGACCTCGTGGACGCGGAGTCGGTCGAGGTGGTGGACGCGGGACCGCTCGTGGCCTCGGTGAGGGTGGTCCGGGCGTTCGGGGGGAGCCGCGTGGAGCAGCTGCTCGTGCTGCGCGCCGGGTCGGACCGCCTCGAGGTGGAGACCGAGGTCGACTGGCACGAGCGCGAGAAGATGCTCAAGGCGGCCTTCCCGCTGGACGTGCACGCCGACCGGTTCTCCTCCGAGATCCAGTTCGGGCACGTCGTGCGGCCCACGCACACCAACACCAGCTGGGACTCGGCGCGCTTCGAGGTCTCGGCGCACCGGTGGGTGCACGTGGGTGAGCCGGGCTCCGGCGTCGTCGTCGCCAACGACTCCACCTACGGCCACGACGTCACCCGCTCCGCGACCGGCGGCGGCGCCGGGGAGCCGGCGCGGACGGCGACCACGGTGCGCCTGTCGCTGCTGCGGGCCCCGCGCGTGCCCGACCCCGAGGCCGACCAGGGCAGCCACCGCTTCACCTACGCCGTGGCCCCCGCCGCCACGCCGCGCGAGGCGCTGCGCCACGGGTACGAGCTGAACCTGCCGCTGCGCGCGGTGGCGGGGGCGGTGTCCGTCCCGTCGGTGGCAGCGACGACGAGCGGCGACGCGCTGGTGGAGTCCGTGCGCCTCGCCGACGACGGCTCCGGGGACGTGCTGCTGCGCGTCTACGAGCCGACCGGGGCCCGCGGTGCGAGCACGCTGCACCTGGGCTTCCCGGCGGCGTCCGTGCACGTGGCGGACCTGCACGGCACGGCGCTGACCGGCGAGAGGGCCGAGGAGCTGGCCCTCTCCGACGCCGGTGACGTCCAGGTGCTGCTGCGCCCGTTCCAGGTGCTCACGCTGCGCGTGCGGCGCCCCTGA
- a CDS encoding HAD family hydrolase has translation MLDPAAGPAGAVVDAAAVVVDCDGLLVDSEGAWLDLVREVLDERGLHAVPAADLRGLSAADTARRVRALDPTVDADLLVRHLDTRYSAALRSGVPRMPGALELLGALHGVVPLAVASNGTRTDVTALLRDAELLDLLEVVVAVEDVARPKPAPDPYLLAASRLGVDPASCVALEDSAAGATAARAAGMTVVGVNADPRVVLPSHLRVTGLDLVGLEQRGSR, from the coding sequence GTGCTCGACCCGGCCGCCGGGCCCGCGGGCGCCGTGGTGGACGCCGCCGCGGTCGTCGTCGACTGCGACGGCCTGCTGGTGGACTCCGAGGGCGCCTGGCTGGACCTGGTGCGGGAGGTGCTCGACGAGCGGGGGCTGCACGCCGTCCCGGCGGCGGACCTGCGGGGCCTGTCCGCGGCGGACACCGCGCGCCGCGTGCGCGCGCTGGACCCGACGGTCGACGCCGACCTGCTCGTCCGCCACCTCGACACCCGCTACTCAGCGGCCCTGCGCTCCGGCGTGCCCCGCATGCCGGGAGCGCTGGAGCTGCTCGGCGCCCTGCACGGGGTGGTGCCGCTGGCGGTGGCCAGCAACGGCACCCGCACCGACGTCACTGCGCTGCTGCGCGACGCCGAGCTGCTCGACCTCCTCGAGGTCGTCGTCGCGGTGGAGGACGTCGCGCGTCCCAAGCCGGCCCCGGACCCCTACCTGCTCGCCGCGTCACGGCTCGGGGTGGACCCCGCCTCGTGCGTGGCGCTGGAGGACTCCGCGGCGGGCGCCACCGCCGCGCGCGCCGCGGGCATGACGGTGGTGGGCGTCAACGCGGACCCGCGGGTGGTGCTGCCCAGCCACCTGCGGGTGACGGGCCTGGACCTCGTGGGCCTGGAGCAGCGCGGGTCGAGGTAG
- a CDS encoding 6-phospho-beta-glucosidase, with product MKLTIVGGGGFRVPDVYRALLADAGSPRITQVWLYDVGADRLEAVRAILASAARRAVLAGADAASIPEVHATTDLDAALSDADFVFSAIRVGGLAGRVADERVALALGLLGQETVGPGGISYGLRTVPVMTAIAERIAAVAPRAVLINFTNPAGMITEALQRVLGDRAVGICDTPSGLGRRIAAGLGIDPREVQLDYAGLNHLGWLRRVLHHGVDLLPQVLADDALLGSLEEGAVFGVDALRTLGNIPNEYLYYYYCNRDAVPAILERPRTRGEQLVVDQADFFSRVRGAADPWQLWQDTSAARSATYMAEAKPDDHVADAEDSPFQGDDGYAGVALSVMRAVARDEPATLILNVRNGGTIPGMPADAVVEVPVRVSAQGMVTQQVTQPDLHQLGLMQQLKACERYTIDAALSGSRTQAEKAFALHPLVQSLPRARALLDGYTREVPEVAAALAASSGAAHTC from the coding sequence GTGAAGCTCACCATCGTCGGCGGTGGGGGCTTCCGGGTCCCCGACGTCTACCGCGCGCTCCTGGCCGACGCCGGCAGCCCGCGCATCACGCAGGTGTGGCTGTACGACGTCGGCGCCGACCGCCTCGAGGCGGTCCGGGCCATCCTCGCCTCCGCGGCGCGCCGGGCCGTCCTCGCCGGCGCCGACGCGGCCTCGATCCCGGAGGTGCACGCCACCACCGACCTCGACGCCGCCCTGTCCGACGCCGACTTCGTCTTCTCCGCCATCCGCGTGGGAGGGCTCGCCGGCCGGGTCGCCGACGAGCGCGTGGCGCTGGCCCTCGGGCTCCTGGGCCAGGAGACGGTGGGCCCCGGCGGCATCTCCTACGGCCTGCGCACGGTGCCCGTGATGACGGCGATCGCGGAGCGCATCGCCGCCGTGGCGCCGCGCGCGGTGCTCATCAACTTCACCAACCCCGCCGGCATGATCACCGAGGCGCTCCAGCGGGTGCTCGGCGACCGCGCCGTCGGCATCTGCGACACCCCGTCGGGCCTGGGCCGGCGCATCGCCGCCGGGCTCGGCATCGACCCCCGCGAGGTGCAGCTCGACTACGCCGGCCTCAACCACCTCGGCTGGCTGCGCCGCGTGCTGCACCACGGCGTGGACCTGCTGCCGCAGGTGCTCGCCGACGACGCGCTGCTCGGGTCCCTGGAGGAGGGCGCGGTCTTCGGCGTCGACGCGCTGCGCACGCTGGGGAACATCCCCAACGAGTACCTCTACTACTACTACTGCAACCGCGACGCCGTGCCCGCCATCCTCGAGCGGCCCCGCACCCGCGGCGAGCAGCTGGTGGTCGACCAGGCCGACTTCTTCTCCCGCGTCCGCGGCGCAGCCGACCCGTGGCAGCTGTGGCAGGACACCTCCGCCGCCCGCAGCGCCACCTACATGGCCGAGGCCAAGCCCGACGACCACGTCGCCGACGCCGAGGACAGCCCCTTCCAGGGCGACGACGGCTACGCCGGGGTGGCGCTGTCGGTGATGCGCGCCGTGGCGCGCGACGAGCCCGCGACGCTGATCCTCAACGTCCGCAACGGCGGCACCATCCCCGGGATGCCCGCCGACGCCGTCGTCGAGGTCCCCGTCCGCGTGTCGGCCCAGGGCATGGTCACCCAGCAGGTGACCCAGCCCGACCTGCACCAGCTGGGCCTCATGCAGCAGCTCAAGGCCTGCGAGCGGTACACGATCGACGCGGCGCTGTCCGGATCGCGGACCCAGGCGGAGAAGGCGTTCGCGCTGCACCCGCTCGTGCAGTCGCTGCCGCGCGCCAGGGCCCTGCTCGACGGCTACACCCGGGAGGTCCCCGAGGTCGCCGCCGCGCTGGCCGCCTCCTCCGGAGCAGCGCACACCTGCTGA
- a CDS encoding DeoR/GlpR family DNA-binding transcription regulator produces the protein MQTRQRRELILERLDADRFASVNDLAEALQVSPSTVRRDLQQLGASGDLRRTHGGAVVLSRTSDGALEHPYATTAQAGAELKAAMGRAAAALVPDGAVVALDIGTTTPLVARHLAGRPVTVITSNLAVLDELRDDPAVDLVLLGGTVRRNFQTLVGALTLQALASISCDVAVLSCTGVRPDGRVVDDMSVEAPTKEGLLAAATQTVLLASQAKFPGTGSLQTTSLDAVDVLVTTPGAPREALDRVTAAGGRVVVA, from the coding sequence GTGCAGACGCGCCAGCGCCGCGAGCTGATCCTGGAACGGCTCGACGCCGACCGGTTCGCCTCCGTGAACGACCTCGCCGAGGCGCTGCAGGTCAGCCCCTCCACCGTGCGCCGCGACCTCCAGCAGCTCGGCGCCAGCGGCGACCTGCGCCGCACGCACGGCGGCGCCGTCGTCCTGAGCCGCACGTCCGACGGCGCGCTCGAGCACCCCTACGCCACCACCGCGCAGGCCGGCGCCGAGCTCAAGGCGGCCATGGGGCGTGCAGCGGCAGCGCTGGTCCCCGACGGCGCCGTGGTCGCCCTCGACATCGGGACGACGACGCCGCTGGTCGCACGGCATCTCGCCGGGCGGCCCGTCACCGTCATCACGAGCAACCTCGCGGTCCTGGACGAGCTGCGCGACGACCCCGCCGTCGACCTCGTCCTGCTCGGCGGCACCGTCCGCCGCAACTTCCAGACCCTGGTCGGCGCGCTGACCCTGCAGGCGCTCGCCAGCATCAGCTGCGACGTCGCCGTCCTGTCCTGCACCGGAGTGCGACCCGATGGCCGGGTCGTCGATGACATGTCGGTCGAGGCACCGACGAAGGAGGGCCTCTTGGCTGCCGCAACGCAGACCGTGCTGCTGGCGTCGCAGGCGAAGTTCCCGGGGACGGGCTCGCTGCAGACGACGTCCCTGGACGCCGTCGACGTGCTCGTCACCACCCCGGGCGCTCCCCGGGAGGCCCTCGACAGGGTCACCGCCGCCGGTGGACGGGTGGTCGTGGCGTGA
- a CDS encoding carbohydrate kinase family protein: MAQPTDVDLAFLGPVYLDLVMGGVDALPTLGSEVYATSLDVSPGGTATRAVAAARVGARTALLTRFGTDEWGDRLVAALSSEPGLVLDGAERSEAVRTPVSVAVVAGGDRTFVTHEVPRWRQLTQQPGPRRLPRALHVDVSAPVPLWVGGLRQRGCTVVGGIGYVDTPGWGAQVRSHLADVDVFVPNDDEARRATGTGSVEDAAAVLAEHVALAVVTRGARGVVACDGAVRVEVGGAGRTELGGLFDDPVVDTTGAGDVFVATFMAAGLEDWSLHQRLQAAVVCSALSVRRAGGASSAPTRADLSAWWGQLPPDGRSALEHLEAWTA; this comes from the coding sequence ATGGCGCAGCCCACCGACGTCGACCTGGCCTTCCTCGGCCCCGTCTACCTCGACCTGGTCATGGGCGGCGTGGACGCGCTGCCGACGCTCGGCAGCGAGGTCTACGCGACCTCCCTCGACGTCAGCCCCGGCGGCACCGCCACCCGCGCCGTCGCCGCGGCCCGCGTCGGGGCGCGCACGGCGCTGCTCACCCGGTTCGGCACCGACGAGTGGGGCGACCGGCTCGTCGCGGCGCTGAGCAGCGAGCCCGGCCTGGTGCTCGACGGGGCGGAGCGCAGCGAGGCCGTCAGGACGCCGGTGTCCGTCGCCGTCGTCGCCGGTGGCGACCGGACGTTCGTCACCCACGAGGTGCCCCGCTGGCGCCAGCTCACCCAGCAGCCCGGGCCGCGCCGCCTGCCGCGAGCGCTGCACGTGGACGTCTCCGCGCCGGTCCCGCTGTGGGTCGGGGGCCTGCGCCAGCGCGGCTGCACCGTGGTCGGGGGCATCGGCTACGTCGACACCCCCGGCTGGGGCGCGCAGGTGCGCTCCCACCTCGCCGACGTCGACGTCTTCGTCCCCAACGACGACGAGGCGCGGCGCGCCACCGGCACCGGGTCGGTGGAGGACGCCGCCGCGGTGCTGGCGGAGCACGTGGCGCTGGCGGTGGTGACGCGCGGTGCGCGCGGCGTGGTCGCGTGCGACGGGGCCGTGCGCGTCGAGGTCGGCGGCGCCGGGCGCACCGAGCTCGGCGGGCTGTTCGACGACCCGGTGGTCGACACCACCGGCGCCGGCGACGTGTTCGTGGCCACCTTCATGGCCGCCGGGCTGGAGGACTGGTCCCTGCACCAGCGGCTGCAGGCCGCCGTGGTGTGCTCGGCGCTGTCGGTGCGCCGGGCCGGCGGGGCCAGCAGCGCCCCCACCCGCGCGGACCTCTCCGCGTGGTGGGGGCAGCTGCCGCCCGACGGCCGCTCGGCGCTGGAGCACCTCGAGGCCTGGACCGCCTGA
- a CDS encoding RNA polymerase sigma factor, producing MSPPQPPPAESAEQRFRTLYADVHDDVLRFVRRRSPVEAVSSAEDVVADAMLVAWRRFDDAPRRLDAQRAWVFGIARNCLLTAHRGRGRRGALAVRVTDGAAAAEAATSPHDELVAGLDLAAAWRRLSSVEQEVLALTVFEDLTSAQAALVLGTTPTGYRLRLMRARRALRSLLAVDDDAAEPAPAPRRASPPATDALEATR from the coding sequence GTGAGCCCGCCCCAGCCCCCTCCGGCCGAGAGCGCCGAGCAGCGCTTCCGGACGCTGTACGCCGATGTCCACGACGACGTCCTCCGCTTCGTGCGGCGCCGCTCGCCCGTCGAGGCGGTGAGCAGCGCGGAGGACGTCGTCGCCGACGCGATGCTCGTCGCCTGGCGCCGCTTCGACGACGCTCCGCGCCGCCTCGACGCCCAGCGCGCCTGGGTGTTCGGGATCGCCCGGAACTGCCTGCTGACGGCCCACCGCGGGCGAGGCCGGCGTGGTGCGCTGGCGGTGCGCGTCACCGACGGTGCGGCCGCCGCGGAGGCGGCGACCAGCCCGCACGACGAGCTGGTCGCCGGGCTCGACCTCGCCGCCGCCTGGCGGCGCCTGTCCTCGGTCGAGCAGGAGGTGCTGGCCCTCACCGTCTTCGAGGACCTCACCTCCGCGCAGGCGGCTCTGGTGCTCGGCACCACGCCCACCGGCTACCGGCTGCGCCTCATGCGCGCCCGCCGCGCGTTGCGCTCCCTCCTCGCCGTCGACGACGACGCCGCGGAGCCCGCTCCGGCGCCGCGCCGCGCCTCCCCGCCCGCGACCGACGCCCTGGAGGCGACCCGATGA
- a CDS encoding glycoside hydrolase family 2 TIM barrel-domain containing protein, with protein sequence MSADSDVRATTRPHWFEQHDPSQGVLPARAALRSDAPELDLSGHWRFRWSPRADVEESFAEPGFDDSSWDLLAVPGHWQLAPQNADGRYGRPAYTNVQYPFPVDPPFVPDENPTGDHRVVVVVPDDLAAVVAAGGRAVLRFEGVDSAFRVWVDGSEVGRSVGSRLVSEFDVTDHLPSEGEEVVVAVRVHQWSSGSYLEDQDMWWLSGIFRDVRLLGRPAGGVDDVHVHAGYDHAAGTGSLRVEVTTAGGAAARVLVPELGLDLAPGEAAVVPVDPWSAESPRLYDAEVATATERVRLRIGFRTVAIVPSDTGDWDVFTVNGARTLLRGVNRHEVSADRGRSTTPAEDLADVLLMKRHGVNAVRTSHYPPHPRFLDLCDEHGLWVVDECDLETHGFWFTGWRRNPSDDPAWEAPMVDRMVRTVHRDKNHASVVMWSLGNESGVGRNLTAMARAAREVGTGLPLHYEHDWGYHDVDVYSRMYASHAEVERIARGAEAHLGSDEAMEQDGQTAGPRDDAADARRRRLPFVQCEYVHAMGLGPGGVAEYQDLFESSDRVLGGFVWEWIDHGLRQVVDGRERWAYGGDFGEVVHDGNFVADGLVFPDRTPSPGLLDVATAYAPVKVVPAAGAPAGAPAVTVTNRYDVRDLSGVSLRWVREDDGQEVASGELATPDLAPWASADVALPPAALVPARAGAAERWVTVTATSRADEPWAAAGHVLGSGQVALDAPPAPSPSPAGGAAPVRRGADVLLGGAAFEARTGALHRLGGLPVGGLRLDLWRAPTDNDEGENGKIADAWREAKLHQLTHQVRDVRVEDGSLVVVTRVAPPLHDHGVLATFRWTALEPDPAGGAAVRLDVHVQPQGEQSLPWPRLGVRLHLPRALDRVAWFGRGPGEVYPDTGLAARVGRFSASVAELQTPYVMPQENGHRADARWLELTGGEPAGSPRTPGLRVEGSPTTGFTARRWTTEQLAAARHHAALVPGPDLVVTLDAALHGTGTASCGPAVLPQYVLHPAERTFSLTLRELPA encoded by the coding sequence GTGAGCGCTGACAGCGACGTGCGTGCCACGACGCGCCCCCACTGGTTCGAGCAGCACGACCCGTCCCAGGGGGTGCTGCCCGCCCGCGCCGCGCTGCGCTCGGACGCGCCCGAGCTCGACCTGTCCGGCCACTGGCGCTTCCGCTGGAGCCCGCGCGCCGACGTCGAGGAGTCCTTCGCCGAGCCCGGCTTCGACGACTCCTCCTGGGACCTGCTCGCCGTGCCCGGCCACTGGCAGCTCGCGCCGCAGAACGCCGACGGCCGTTACGGCCGGCCCGCGTACACCAACGTGCAGTACCCCTTCCCGGTCGACCCGCCCTTCGTGCCGGACGAGAACCCGACCGGCGACCACCGCGTCGTCGTCGTCGTCCCCGACGACCTCGCCGCCGTCGTGGCGGCCGGAGGCCGCGCGGTGCTGCGCTTCGAGGGCGTCGACTCCGCCTTCCGGGTGTGGGTGGACGGCTCGGAGGTGGGCCGCTCCGTCGGCTCCCGCCTGGTCAGCGAGTTCGACGTCACCGACCACCTCCCCTCCGAGGGGGAGGAGGTCGTCGTGGCCGTGCGGGTGCACCAGTGGTCCTCGGGCTCCTACCTGGAGGACCAGGACATGTGGTGGCTGTCGGGGATCTTCCGCGACGTGCGCCTGCTGGGCCGCCCCGCGGGCGGTGTCGACGACGTCCACGTGCACGCCGGCTACGACCACGCCGCCGGCACCGGCTCCCTGCGCGTGGAGGTGACCACGGCCGGCGGTGCAGCAGCTCGCGTGCTCGTGCCCGAGCTCGGCCTCGACCTCGCGCCCGGCGAGGCGGCCGTCGTCCCCGTCGACCCGTGGAGCGCGGAGTCCCCGCGCCTGTACGACGCCGAGGTGGCCACCGCCACCGAGCGCGTCCGTCTGCGCATCGGCTTCCGCACCGTCGCGATCGTCCCGTCGGACACCGGCGACTGGGACGTCTTCACCGTCAACGGCGCCCGCACCCTCCTGCGCGGCGTCAACCGCCACGAGGTCTCCGCAGACCGCGGCCGCTCCACCACCCCCGCCGAGGACCTCGCCGACGTGCTGCTCATGAAGCGGCACGGCGTCAACGCCGTCCGCACCAGCCACTACCCGCCGCACCCGCGCTTCCTCGACCTGTGCGACGAGCACGGGCTGTGGGTGGTCGACGAGTGCGACCTGGAGACCCACGGCTTCTGGTTCACCGGCTGGCGGCGCAACCCCTCCGACGACCCGGCGTGGGAGGCGCCCATGGTCGACCGGATGGTGCGCACGGTGCACCGCGACAAGAACCACGCCAGCGTGGTCATGTGGTCGCTCGGCAACGAGTCGGGCGTGGGCCGCAACCTGACCGCCATGGCGCGCGCCGCCCGCGAGGTCGGCACCGGCCTGCCCCTGCACTACGAGCACGACTGGGGCTACCACGACGTCGACGTCTACAGCCGCATGTACGCCTCCCACGCCGAGGTCGAGCGCATCGCCCGCGGCGCGGAGGCGCACCTCGGCAGCGACGAGGCGATGGAGCAGGACGGGCAGACCGCCGGTCCCCGCGACGACGCCGCCGACGCGCGCCGCCGCCGGCTGCCCTTCGTGCAGTGCGAGTACGTGCACGCCATGGGGCTGGGCCCGGGCGGTGTGGCGGAGTACCAGGACCTCTTCGAGTCCTCCGACCGCGTCCTGGGCGGCTTCGTGTGGGAGTGGATCGACCACGGCCTGCGCCAGGTGGTCGACGGCCGCGAGCGCTGGGCCTACGGGGGCGACTTCGGCGAGGTCGTCCACGACGGCAACTTCGTGGCCGACGGCCTGGTCTTCCCCGACCGGACGCCCTCGCCCGGGCTGCTCGACGTCGCGACCGCCTACGCGCCAGTGAAGGTGGTGCCCGCCGCTGGCGCGCCCGCCGGGGCACCGGCGGTGACGGTCACCAACCGCTACGACGTCCGGGACCTGTCCGGCGTCTCCCTGCGCTGGGTGCGGGAGGACGACGGTCAGGAGGTCGCCAGCGGTGAGCTGGCCACCCCCGACCTCGCGCCCTGGGCCTCCGCCGACGTCGCGCTGCCGCCGGCGGCCCTGGTGCCGGCGCGCGCGGGGGCTGCCGAGCGGTGGGTCACGGTGACGGCCACCTCCCGCGCGGACGAGCCGTGGGCCGCCGCCGGGCACGTGCTCGGCTCCGGCCAGGTGGCCCTGGACGCGCCGCCGGCGCCGTCCCCGTCCCCCGCGGGGGGAGCCGCGCCCGTCCGGCGTGGGGCCGACGTGCTCCTCGGTGGCGCGGCGTTCGAGGCGAGGACCGGCGCGCTCCACCGCCTCGGCGGGCTGCCGGTGGGCGGCCTGCGCCTGGACCTGTGGCGCGCGCCCACCGACAACGACGAGGGCGAGAACGGCAAGATCGCCGACGCCTGGCGCGAGGCGAAGCTGCACCAGCTGACCCACCAGGTGCGCGACGTGCGGGTGGAGGACGGCTCGCTCGTGGTGGTCACGCGCGTGGCGCCCCCGCTGCACGACCACGGGGTGCTCGCCACCTTCCGCTGGACCGCGCTGGAGCCCGACCCCGCCGGTGGTGCCGCGGTGCGCCTCGACGTGCACGTGCAGCCGCAGGGCGAGCAGTCCCTCCCGTGGCCGCGCCTCGGGGTGCGCCTGCACCTGCCCCGCGCCCTCGACCGCGTCGCGTGGTTCGGCCGCGGACCGGGCGAGGTCTACCCCGACACGGGCCTGGCAGCCCGCGTGGGGCGGTTCAGCGCCTCGGTGGCGGAGCTGCAGACGCCGTACGTCATGCCGCAGGAGAACGGCCACCGCGCCGACGCCCGCTGGCTGGAGCTGACCGGTGGGGAGCCGGCCGGGAGCCCGCGCACGCCAGGCCTGCGCGTGGAGGGCAGCCCCACCACGGGCTTCACCGCCCGCCGGTGGACCACCGAGCAGCTGGCCGCCGCCCGCCACCACGCCGCGCTCGTGCCCGGACCCGACCTGGTGGTCACCCTCGACGCCGCGCTGCACGGCACCGGCACCGCCTCGTGCGGACCGGCCGTGCTGCCGCAGTACGTGCTGCACCCGGCCGAGCGCACGTTCTCGCTCACCCTGCGGGAGCTGCCCGCCTGA